Proteins encoded by one window of Clostridia bacterium:
- the ftsY gene encoding signal recognition particle-docking protein FtsY — translation MGFFDKLKKGLEKTKNDFSEKINDVFASFVKVDEDLFDELEETLIMADVGVETVEDVLDTLRDKVKHANIKDAEAVKNLLIETLSEILKQNDTSMKLDTTPSIIIVVGVNGVGKTTSIGKMAHYYKEQGKKVLLAAGDTFRAAAAEQLQIWSERAGVDIIKHAEGADPGAVIFDAINAAKTRHSNLIICDTAGRLHNKKNLMDELKKIMRIIDRELPNASKEVLLVLDATTGQNALLQTKTFDESVGLTGLILTKLDGTAKGGVIIGLSHEQSLPVKFVGVGEQMDDLQPFDADDFSKILFE, via the coding sequence ATGGGCTTTTTTGATAAATTAAAAAAAGGATTAGAAAAAACCAAAAACGACTTCTCTGAAAAAATCAATGACGTTTTTGCATCCTTTGTAAAAGTAGACGAAGACCTTTTTGATGAACTTGAAGAAACATTGATTATGGCTGATGTAGGCGTTGAAACGGTTGAGGATGTCCTCGACACCTTGCGTGACAAGGTGAAGCATGCAAACATCAAAGATGCTGAAGCTGTTAAAAATCTTCTGATTGAAACCTTAAGCGAAATCTTAAAGCAAAATGATACTTCGATGAAACTCGACACAACACCTTCCATAATCATTGTTGTCGGTGTAAACGGCGTCGGAAAAACAACAAGTATCGGAAAAATGGCACACTACTACAAAGAGCAAGGAAAAAAGGTGTTGTTAGCTGCCGGAGATACATTTCGTGCAGCTGCAGCAGAACAGCTTCAGATTTGGTCCGAGCGCGCAGGCGTTGATATCATAAAGCATGCGGAAGGAGCAGACCCCGGCGCAGTTATTTTCGATGCAATCAATGCTGCAAAAACAAGACACTCTAATCTCATCATATGTGATACAGCCGGAAGACTTCACAATAAGAAAAACCTCATGGATGAGCTCAAAAAAATTATGCGAATTATTGACCGCGAACTGCCAAACGCTTCAAAAGAAGTTCTTTTGGTTCTGGATGCTACAACCGGTCAGAATGCCTTACTTCAAACCAAAACATTTGATGAATCAGTTGGTCTTACGGGCTTAATTCTGACAAAACTGGACGGTACTGCGAAAGGTGGCGTAATCATCGGCCTTTCCCACGAGCAGTCATTACCGGTTAAATTTGTCGGTGTAGGGGAGCAGATGGACGACTTACAACCCTTTGATGCGGATGATTTTTCGAAAATATTGTTTGAATAA
- a CDS encoding UPF0182 family protein: protein MKEKEIYSAHLTRRKIRKAIFAISAFVLLFFLFIGFSIYSEYLEIQEIGSQFVGIFFKRLLTQILFSSAFFVLCFGLVAVNTGFIKKNLNRAGVIHSIFEHKILLILIQLAISFFVSQYMSASLHEKFLAYQNSTDFNLKDPILGLELSFYIFQRPFWNALVDSVFSVLVLVEIYSLISYILLYIKMGERDISDLFHEKNILLHIAIQLFVLLAFLAASVWFDAQEILTGRFMQLTGGGFVDINLWFNFYRFAPLLIIFSAFVALYFLVKKRYIKAIAVCCSYFAVLLLVGVVAWVVQMVYVSPNEVTAEKKYIEHNIHFTRFGYGIDHVEEYEYPVLDTADASQFNMENETIKNIRIIDFPATITATNQLQGIRGYYKFNDMNVGYYDINGKRKAVAIGVREIYKDNLEESSKNYLNEKFRYTHGFGLAMAEMDSVTPKGQPKYLIENLVPESATGAPEITQPRIYFGELTNDDVIVNTDIPELDYSEGTTDAEFNYDGNAGIQMTFLNRLLFAFKTGDLRMLIAGQISNESRLLTNRNVLQRVKKVAPFFKYDNDPTIAIDDDGTLKWVIDGYTTSDALPYSQYTDGYNYIRNAFKVVVDAYSGDVKFYVIDSSDPIVRTYRKIYPSLFEKHDMPDSLKQKTKYPESLFKTQCNIYTQYHVTNPGVFYNKSDLYAVANEKYEQNTQPIEPYYSVMKLDEFNRDTTELVLMLPFTISKRANMVSWIAVGNEGENYGKLVAYKFPKNKTVYGPMQIENMIDNDPGISKEMTLWNSGGSNVIRGNLLVIPVNDTILYVEPVYITSNNEESLPLLQRVIVGFGENIVMSDSLEDALLTLFGSSSTQKEQNPASTDTEPTTPDENDVSTKDEKIQAVADAYHAVEKSASEGDWTAFGKSMQTLEQAISDLEK from the coding sequence ATGAAAGAAAAAGAAATTTATTCTGCACATTTGACGCGGAGAAAGATTCGAAAAGCCATATTTGCGATTTCAGCTTTTGTTTTACTGTTTTTTCTCTTTATCGGTTTTTCTATTTATTCGGAATATCTTGAGATTCAGGAGATTGGTTCACAATTTGTCGGAATATTTTTTAAGCGTCTGCTTACGCAAATATTATTCTCGTCAGCGTTTTTTGTGTTATGCTTTGGTCTTGTTGCTGTAAACACCGGCTTTATCAAGAAAAATTTAAACCGTGCAGGTGTCATCCATTCCATTTTCGAGCATAAGATTCTGCTGATTTTAATTCAACTCGCGATTTCTTTTTTTGTTTCGCAATATATGTCTGCTTCGTTACACGAGAAGTTCCTCGCGTACCAGAATTCAACCGATTTCAATTTAAAAGACCCGATTTTAGGCTTAGAACTGAGTTTTTATATTTTTCAACGTCCCTTTTGGAACGCGTTAGTCGATAGTGTTTTTTCTGTGTTGGTTTTAGTTGAAATATACAGCCTTATAAGTTATATTCTGTTGTACATCAAAATGGGTGAGCGTGATATTTCTGATTTATTCCACGAAAAAAATATCCTGCTTCATATCGCAATCCAGTTGTTTGTTCTTCTTGCTTTTTTGGCAGCATCTGTCTGGTTTGATGCACAGGAAATTCTAACAGGACGGTTTATGCAACTTACAGGCGGCGGATTTGTGGATATAAATCTTTGGTTTAACTTCTACCGTTTTGCACCGCTGTTAATTATATTTTCGGCATTTGTTGCATTATACTTTTTAGTAAAGAAGAGATATATAAAAGCAATCGCGGTTTGTTGCTCTTACTTCGCTGTACTGTTGCTTGTAGGCGTTGTTGCGTGGGTGGTTCAAATGGTTTATGTTTCCCCTAATGAAGTAACGGCAGAGAAGAAATACATCGAGCACAATATTCACTTCACACGTTTTGGTTACGGAATAGACCATGTAGAAGAGTATGAATATCCTGTTTTGGATACAGCTGACGCCTCACAGTTCAACATGGAAAACGAGACCATAAAAAACATCCGGATTATCGATTTCCCTGCAACAATTACCGCAACAAACCAGCTTCAGGGCATTCGTGGATATTACAAGTTCAACGATATGAATGTCGGATACTATGATATAAACGGCAAAAGGAAAGCGGTCGCAATCGGTGTCCGTGAAATTTACAAAGACAACCTCGAGGAATCCTCCAAAAACTATCTGAATGAGAAATTCAGATACACGCATGGTTTTGGTCTGGCAATGGCTGAAATGGATAGTGTAACACCAAAAGGTCAACCCAAATATCTGATTGAGAATTTAGTGCCGGAATCCGCTACAGGAGCACCGGAAATTACACAGCCACGCATTTACTTTGGAGAATTGACGAATGACGATGTAATTGTCAACACGGACATTCCGGAGTTGGATTATTCCGAAGGCACAACCGATGCGGAATTTAATTACGATGGTAACGCAGGCATACAAATGACTTTTTTAAACCGTCTTTTGTTTGCCTTTAAAACCGGAGACCTGCGTATGCTTATCGCCGGTCAGATTTCAAATGAAAGCCGACTGCTCACAAACCGCAATGTGCTACAACGTGTAAAAAAAGTAGCTCCTTTTTTCAAGTATGACAACGATCCGACAATTGCAATTGATGATGACGGCACATTAAAATGGGTTATCGACGGTTACACAACCTCAGATGCATTGCCTTACTCACAGTACACCGACGGATACAATTATATCCGAAATGCATTTAAAGTTGTAGTAGATGCATATTCCGGCGATGTCAAATTCTATGTAATCGATTCTTCCGACCCGATTGTCCGGACTTACCGTAAGATTTATCCGTCTCTGTTTGAAAAACACGATATGCCGGATTCTTTAAAACAGAAAACAAAATATCCCGAATCACTTTTTAAAACACAATGTAATATATATACCCAGTATCATGTTACCAATCCCGGTGTTTTCTACAACAAGAGTGATTTGTATGCGGTTGCTAACGAAAAATATGAACAGAACACACAACCTATTGAGCCATATTACAGTGTGATGAAGCTGGATGAATTTAACCGTGATACAACCGAGCTTGTTCTGATGTTGCCGTTTACGATTTCTAAGCGAGCAAACATGGTTTCATGGATTGCTGTCGGAAATGAAGGGGAGAATTATGGAAAACTTGTTGCGTATAAGTTCCCGAAAAACAAAACCGTTTACGGTCCTATGCAGATAGAAAATATGATTGATAATGATCCGGGGATATCAAAGGAAATGACTTTGTGGAATTCAGGCGGCTCCAATGTAATCCGTGGTAATCTTCTGGTTATTCCTGTAAACGATACGATACTTTATGTAGAGCCGGTATATATTACATCAAACAACGAAGAATCCTTACCCTTGTTACAAAGAGTAATTGTCGGCTTCGGTGAAAACATTGTTATGTCCGATTCTCTGGAAGATGCACTGCTTACTCTTTTTGGCAGTTCTTCTACTCAAAAAGAACAGAATCCTGCATCAACCGATACCGAACCAACTACACCCGATGAAAATGATGTTTCCACAAAAGACGAAAAAATTCAAGCCGTTGCAGACGCATATCATGCGGTTGAAAAAAGTGCTTCTGAAGGGGACTGGACCGCATTCGGGAAATCAATGCAGACTTTAGAACAGGCTATTTCTGACCTAGAAAAATAA
- the smc gene encoding chromosome segregation protein SMC, whose protein sequence is MFLKYLEVQGFKSFPDKIKIELHPGITGIVGPNGSGKSNVSDAIRWVLGEQSAKSLRGGKMEDVIFAGTQERKPMGFAEVSVCFDNADRHFKIDFDEVLITRRYFRSGESEYYLNKTSCRLRDIHELMMDTGMGKDGYSMVGQGKIDEIISAKPEDRRLIFEEAAGISKFRYRKQESERKMQQTGENLIRLLDIIGEIEGRLDPLERESAKAKEYLKLRDELKENEISLSLYLLDDLKVKLSKTHENLETNQRDLEKARESIAEFEKQNVILTDSSRKQQEKLDSAIEKTYQIKNDISSLENKIDILNNSKAFNVENINRIRAEIRTLTEKCGKASKSILELDEAQEQAFSEKDKHTKFLTELQNKILSLSTNSTEDVRRIEELNTSILENLNLSAELKADVSSANTLIESNKNRLLSVEEDIQIAKEDIEIADRRLSTEKKNGDLLQAKLADLQKKSEKAVEDYATTQNKHKTALDELQQFKNNLEQTVSRQKMLSDLENAMDGYAYSVKTVIQASKTGRLPNVTLYGTVSSVIQVPVEYTTAIEVAIGNAAQNIITRNEEDAKRAIQFLKSVKGGRATFLPVSAVKGNAFDAKKFKGNYGFVDIASNLVNNDPRYDGVVSELLGRTLVFETLDQAISFSKKEGQRYRLVTLEGEILTPGGAITGGHLSKNSGFLTRKNQIDELKNSAVALERKIANCEDIVVKLEEQCSASKKLLDDAENDVRLCQNELFKLNYNFEHYKTVLSGHENELRELENEKKKLLLSFDAIKADAESKKEKAKECEKLVAEMQTELRTLQEKNSNDLSETASLNSKIAGVQIEIANIDNDIRGFENEKNRLQAEIDEHQNQINLKNMELSSTDNEGGSFLKKIESFESEITQKNTELSSIEQDIQRLRAEKESIETDIANNLNALKDANENTVALSQEQVRIENKETRQQAEFDSITNRMWEDYELTYISAQPLRKVIEDIPEAQKLVNGLKNKIKSLGNINLSAIEEFAELKERYEFLSIQRKDMEDAKETLSKLIDDMEVLMTKQFREQLEIINAAFKRVFSHLFSGGTAELVLSDPENILTSGVEIVAQPPGKKLQNMTLFSGGEKAIIAISLLFALLEVRPSPLCILDEIEAALDDVNVARFASYLRNISQNSQIAIITHRRGTMEEADRLYGVTMQEKGISKLLQLNIDEIEQKILKK, encoded by the coding sequence ATGTTTTTAAAATATTTGGAAGTACAGGGATTTAAATCCTTTCCTGATAAGATTAAAATAGAACTGCACCCCGGCATTACCGGTATTGTTGGTCCGAACGGAAGCGGTAAAAGCAATGTTTCTGATGCTATTCGTTGGGTATTGGGTGAGCAAAGTGCTAAAAGTCTTAGAGGCGGCAAAATGGAGGATGTAATATTTGCAGGTACGCAGGAACGTAAGCCTATGGGCTTTGCAGAGGTTTCTGTTTGCTTTGACAACGCCGACAGACATTTTAAAATTGATTTTGATGAAGTTTTGATTACAAGACGTTATTTCAGATCCGGTGAAAGTGAATATTATTTAAACAAAACCTCCTGCCGTCTGCGAGACATTCACGAACTGATGATGGATACCGGTATGGGCAAAGATGGTTATTCCATGGTTGGTCAGGGCAAAATAGATGAAATTATCTCTGCAAAGCCGGAAGACAGACGTCTTATTTTTGAAGAGGCGGCAGGTATCTCAAAATTCCGTTACAGAAAACAAGAATCTGAACGCAAAATGCAGCAAACAGGCGAGAATTTAATTCGTTTGCTGGATATTATCGGCGAAATTGAAGGAAGATTAGACCCATTAGAACGCGAATCTGCAAAAGCAAAAGAATATTTGAAATTGCGTGATGAACTGAAAGAGAACGAAATCAGCCTTTCTCTTTATTTACTGGACGATTTAAAAGTAAAGCTTTCCAAAACGCATGAAAATTTAGAGACCAATCAACGTGACCTGGAAAAAGCGAGAGAAAGTATTGCAGAATTCGAAAAGCAAAACGTAATTTTGACTGATTCTTCCAGAAAACAGCAGGAAAAGCTGGATTCTGCGATTGAAAAAACGTATCAGATAAAAAACGATATTTCTTCCCTTGAAAATAAAATCGATATACTCAATAACAGCAAAGCATTCAATGTTGAAAACATAAACAGAATTCGTGCCGAAATCAGAACCCTTACCGAAAAGTGTGGAAAAGCATCCAAATCCATACTTGAATTGGATGAAGCACAGGAACAGGCTTTTTCTGAAAAAGATAAGCATACAAAATTTCTTACCGAGCTGCAAAATAAAATATTAAGCCTCAGTACAAACAGCACTGAAGATGTCAGACGTATTGAAGAACTTAACACGTCCATTCTGGAAAATCTGAATCTTTCTGCGGAGCTAAAAGCGGATGTATCTTCAGCAAACACATTGATTGAATCAAACAAAAATCGTCTGTTGTCAGTTGAAGAGGATATTCAGATTGCAAAGGAAGACATTGAAATTGCAGACCGGCGACTAAGTACAGAAAAGAAAAACGGTGATTTACTGCAAGCTAAGCTTGCGGATTTACAGAAGAAAAGCGAAAAAGCTGTTGAAGATTACGCAACAACGCAAAACAAACACAAAACAGCGCTGGATGAATTACAGCAATTCAAAAACAATCTTGAACAAACTGTTTCCAGACAAAAAATGCTCTCCGATCTGGAAAACGCTATGGATGGCTATGCTTATAGTGTGAAAACTGTGATCCAGGCTTCCAAAACCGGTCGTTTGCCAAATGTAACATTATATGGCACCGTATCGTCTGTGATTCAGGTACCGGTAGAATATACTACCGCAATTGAAGTTGCAATCGGAAATGCAGCACAAAACATCATCACCCGGAACGAAGAGGATGCGAAACGCGCTATTCAGTTCCTTAAATCTGTAAAGGGTGGCAGAGCGACCTTTTTGCCCGTTTCCGCGGTAAAGGGGAATGCTTTTGATGCAAAAAAATTCAAGGGAAACTATGGATTTGTCGACATTGCATCTAATCTTGTTAACAACGATCCCCGATACGACGGTGTTGTTTCGGAACTTTTGGGTCGCACACTTGTTTTTGAAACACTGGATCAGGCAATTTCTTTTTCAAAAAAAGAAGGACAACGATACCGTCTTGTAACACTTGAAGGTGAAATTTTAACTCCGGGTGGTGCCATTACCGGTGGTCACTTAAGCAAGAACAGCGGTTTTCTCACTCGTAAAAATCAGATTGATGAGCTTAAAAATTCAGCTGTTGCTCTTGAAAGAAAAATTGCAAACTGCGAAGATATAGTTGTAAAACTTGAAGAACAGTGTTCTGCATCCAAAAAACTCTTAGATGATGCCGAAAATGATGTACGCCTTTGTCAAAACGAGCTGTTTAAACTGAACTATAATTTTGAACACTACAAAACGGTTCTTTCTGGACACGAAAATGAACTGCGGGAACTTGAAAACGAAAAGAAAAAGCTTTTACTTTCTTTTGATGCTATTAAAGCAGATGCTGAATCAAAAAAAGAAAAAGCAAAAGAGTGCGAAAAGCTTGTTGCTGAAATGCAGACAGAATTAAGAACTTTACAGGAAAAGAATAGCAACGACCTTTCCGAAACCGCTTCTCTTAACAGTAAAATTGCGGGTGTTCAGATTGAAATTGCCAACATTGATAATGACATCCGTGGGTTTGAAAACGAAAAGAACAGACTGCAAGCTGAAATAGATGAACACCAAAATCAAATTAATTTGAAAAATATGGAGCTTTCATCCACCGACAACGAAGGCGGTTCTTTCCTTAAAAAAATTGAATCTTTCGAATCTGAAATCACACAAAAAAATACCGAGCTTTCTTCAATTGAACAGGATATCCAGAGACTCAGAGCTGAGAAAGAATCAATAGAAACGGATATCGCCAACAATCTTAACGCCTTAAAAGATGCAAACGAAAATACTGTTGCACTTTCTCAGGAACAGGTGCGTATTGAAAACAAAGAAACGCGTCAGCAGGCAGAATTCGACAGTATAACCAACCGCATGTGGGAAGACTATGAACTGACATACATTTCGGCACAACCCTTGCGTAAGGTTATTGAGGATATCCCCGAGGCACAAAAGCTTGTTAACGGCTTAAAAAACAAAATCAAGTCACTTGGCAATATTAATCTGTCTGCAATTGAAGAATTTGCAGAACTGAAAGAGCGTTATGAATTTTTGTCCATCCAACGCAAAGATATGGAAGATGCGAAAGAAACATTGTCCAAGCTGATTGATGATATGGAAGTGCTGATGACAAAACAGTTCCGCGAACAGCTTGAAATCATTAACGCGGCTTTTAAACGTGTATTCAGTCATCTGTTCAGCGGGGGTACAGCCGAACTCGTTTTATCCGACCCTGAAAACATTTTAACATCAGGTGTTGAAATTGTTGCACAGCCGCCCGGTAAGAAGCTGCAGAATATGACATTGTTCTCCGGTGGAGAAAAGGCAATTATTGCGATATCTTTACTTTTTGCACTTTTGGAAGTCAGACCCTCACCACTCTGTATTCTGGACGAAATTGAAGCGGCACTTGACGATGTAAACGTTGCGAGATTTGCTTCTTATTTGCGCAATATCAGTCAAAATTCCCAGATTGCTATTATTACGCACAGAAGGGGCACAATGGAAGAAGCGGATCGTCTTTACGGTGTTACCATGCAGGAGAAAGGTATCTCTAAGCTGTTACAGCTCAATATTGATGAAATTGAACAGAAAATTTTAAAAAAATAA